The genomic segment AGTATTTGAAACGTTAATACCTCCTGAACGCACAAAAATCCCCCGAATCCCAATATATGTTGAAGACATACTTCCACCATTCAATGCAATTACAGGGAAACGCATGCAGTTCTAACAGACTTTCTTTCAAACACAAGGGAACACTGTcataccaatgggaaaacaattattaatatttataattcatattttatttgtccagtcAAATGACACTACAAGCCATAGCTGGCAAGTTTGGAGCACGTAGCGCACTTCAAGAGCACATTCTGCATGTGTTTTGACAacattcgccatcttgttttcagaaacgaaaccttccaaaccacaaccggtggtggtttgaatggtttaataaactagtttaggtttatcagaaacaaatgaatgaaccggtttcagtttaaatgtggtttgaaactggtttactcaacaaatggaaagtttacagaaccggttcgaaactaaaactggttttaggAGAACAAATTCGCCCATATAAGTCACGAGACTCAGATTAAACAAAGTTCTATAcatcgaaaatacatcaaaatacttcacgtgaaaataaaaatatgtgtacgatagtggcaaataatatcAAGCtgacaaattaatatgaaatttaggaaaggatgggcgacggttatctaattaatttcacagattaaaagtAAACACCACTTACCCTGCTAACACCCGGGTTGTATTCGATTCAGCAACTCTACAGTGACTCGGGTTGTGGCTTGCACATGCGCTCTATCTAACAACCCGTGTATCGAATCGAACGGACCGGAAGAGGGTAGAgcgaaaacaacatggcggacaGAAACATGGTCATGAGCTTACTACGGGTAATTATTGATGATATCATGGACATAGAAGAAGAACTATCAATTATGGATGAAGAAGAGATCGAAGAACTCGTGTTGGTCAATGTTGGAAGTACAAACCGCAGAATTATCCCAAAAGTTATTGGGTTTGCAGAGGAAGTGATACCCCAATACACGGAGACAGACTTCCGACGTGACTTTCGTGTTTGTAAGAATACTTTTGAAAGACTTATTGCTGAGCTTACGCCTGCTATTGAATACACAATACGGGAAAGTGGAAAGGAAGGACTTCCGGTAAGGAAACAACTGCTAGTGTATTTGTGGTACATAAGCAATCAGGACAGTATTAGAGAAATTAGCCGTTTGTTTGGTGTGTCAACATCAACCGTCCACAGATGTATTCGACGAGTTTCAAAGGCATTGTGCAGCATGCGCCAGCATATCATTAGGTGGCCAGATTTTGGCACCCAAGGCCTAATATCTGAAGCTATATCTGAGCGTGTTGGTCTTCCTAACGTCGTGGGTTTTATCGATGGGACACATATTCGTTTAAGTCAGATTCCCAATGGCGATACCGATTACATCAACCGCAAAGGATATCCATCTATTGTACTGCAGCTGGTTGTAGATGATCAACTTCTCATCACAGACTGTTATGTTGGATGGCCTGGTTCAACACATGATGCCAGAGTGTATCACAATTCACCGTTGCATGACAAACTAGTGAGAAGGGATATTCTTGGACAAGACAACTTTATCATAGGTAAGATTATTGAATTGTTTGGTCTGTTTTAAAATTCTTAAATGTCTTCATCAACAGTTATGGTGTGGTCCTTAAAGTTTAAAGAACCATCATTATGTGGGAAACAATATTGGTCTCTTTGTTTCCTTGCAATTATACAGTGATTGATGATCTATCCGAAGGGTTTCCGACTACTGCAAATATGGAAATTTACGTGCAGGGTAAATTTACTCTAATTATGCGAATGTTACTTTACTGCGAAAAATTCTCCCACGTGAATATCATGTAATGCGCTAAATAAAAATGCGAAGGTACAGTATATGATCGCAAAATTTACCCCCACGCGTATTGTTTACCTATCGAAATCGTGAAATTAACCCCCCATGGTAAAtaaccatgtttacagtatCTGATCGGCTGTATATTAATATCTGAAAATAGATTAATTATAAAGTACACAGTTAATAATAGCATTGTACAAATAAATTTCAGGTGATGGAGCTTATCCACTTTCAACATCATTGATGACACCCTTTAGGGACACTGGAAGATTGACACAGCCACAGAAGCGATATAATCGCATAGTTTCATCTGTACGGCAAAGTGTTGAGAGAGCAATTGGCCATTTGAAGAGCAGGTTCAGAAGGCATCAGAGATGTGTACTGCAGCGACGTAGCTAGTGTATGCGACCTGATCATGTCAGCCTGTGTTTTGCACAATCTTTGCATCCTTTGTGATGATGgagtgaatgattattttgaggATCCAGTCATTAACAACGTTGTGAATAATTACCCAGCTGTGTATAGAGACACAGCTGCTGGTGTGGCAAAAAGAAATAACCTTGTTGATTTGTTATCTGGACAAGAGTGAATGTTTAATTCAATACATCCAAGAAACTTCATACTCAACTGAGATAGAACCAATTATGCTACATTCTGTTTCAGatttaatatgtgaaaataaaGCATTACTGAAATCTGTGaaacatatctgacatgtattttctgtttatttactATGCATTATGCAATTGCCAATTTGACTCGATATAAATCTACCCCTttttagtcccctgccgtttgaaaacggggggactataggtttaccctccgtccgtccgtccttccgtaAGTCCCTCCGTcagtccgtccgtctgtctgtctgtcacgcaacagttgtccggacaactcctcctaaagtactactccgattttaatgaaacttggtatacatgatcagtataacatgtagttgtgcatcccacattttttttttcagaaaaaataattttcaaaatggccgccagcttctcattggttgaggcttgtccggacaactcctcctaaagtactactccgattttaatgaaacttggtatacatgatcagtataacatgtagttgtgcatcccacatttgtttttttccaaaaaacatttttcaaaatggccgccatcttctcattggttgagtgGGTAGGCAGGGGACTTGGTATTGCTGTGCAATACTATCCAACCTTGTTATATATGGGCCTTTTGGTTacaacagagcacacctgtgaccttgaatgttagtcaaggtcaaaggatttatttgaacaaacttggcagcACAATgagataaataaaaatgtagGTACACcaggaataaaataaaatgtaaaaaaaaaactacataaaaAGTGTAGTAAATGCAACAAATACTTTTGTGAattgaacaaaaacatcaaaactcaccataaaataaaacaaatcacataCCTTGTACtttatgtaaataatatcataATGGCTTTCAAATGACTAGAATGTCCATTTAACACATATACATggaaattaaaatttgtattaaaGTAGATTGCAATCTGGTCATAAAGGACACATCCAATATTGTCTGCAGACACCCATACCTGTGCTTACTGGAAGAAGGTGCTAAGCACATCTTTAGTTATGCCAGTAGGGCACTGCCAACTATATGCACTTCTGTCACAACACAGCATTTTTGCAGGGATGGTGTCTATGATACTGTGGCCAAATGTAACTTGGCCTACAAGTTCATTTAGTAGTTTTGCCCACCAAATCTTGTCCTCCTCTGCGACAAGGACAGATCCAACAATAAATCTTAAAGATGGaatgtttttcaaaaacaataatACTTGAGCTGGTGCGAGGCATGAGGTATTGTAATTAAGCTAATGAAGGTCatgatatatcaatttaaaatctTACAATGATGAATCAAATCAAATATTCACTTCAAGCCCATGATAATTTAGTGTAGCCCTGGTAAAATTTACAAGCTGTAATATGCAATACACTGTTCAGTTAGATAACTTCTCTTTAGCTCATTTAGTAGAGAGCCAGAGGTCAATCCCTATCCCAGGCAGTGAAATACATAGTAAATAGAATAGATCTTTCACTACATCAGCATCCATCAATAATTCTTCACCTTTAACCTGTGAAAATCTTTAAATGCTACCATTAAACACATGCTTATTTAATTACTGAAAATTAAAACTTGCAGAAAGCTAAAGAAAATGGACAAGTGACTCCAAAAATACAAGAAGACTTACCGATGTTTGAAAGCACATCACCACTCAATGATCCCCATAAACTGATAATGGAACCAgtcatttgattttaaaagatgTGACATTTTAACTTTCAAAAACCTATTGCCAAGAGGCAAActatgtattataatatatatgatacatttaatatgatataatgtttcTTTTGCTTTAATTTGTTCTATTTATTGACTTAAAATACCTCTCCCACTACGAGTTAAGGTCATAATGAAGGAATCCACTTTTTTCTTGACCTTTGAACTAAAATGACCCTGACCCTTGTGATCCAGTGATCTTTAACTTTATTAACATGATGCCTTGTTTAATTGACCTGTGAacccaatgaccttgaccttggaatTTTGTTAACATCATTTTAGGGATGGATGGACCACGGACGACAGGCGATTTGAATAACCCACCATCACTTGGGTCCAATTGAACAATCTATGATAAATCTGGCTTTTCAAGTACTTTCAAAAATCTCTCCAAAAGTTTGACTTTATCGTCATGCATCGACTTTAATACTTTCATTCTTTCCTCTTGCCTTTTTTCAATTTGCTCCAAGACACTTGTTGAGGATGCTGCTGGCCTTTTCCTCGTCTTTTTCCTCTGGTGTACTTGTAGAGGTGTCATCGACAGAAAGACTACACAATGTAGCCTCTGGGGTAGTTCCTGCTCTACAGCCGTACAGCTGATCAAACTCCTCAAAAAAACGGCAAGTCTTCGTTCCATTACCACTCTTATTGTTGTGGTCTTTGGCAGACTTGTAGTCTTTTTTCATAGCCTTAAACTTGTTGTCACATTGATCTGGAGTCGCAGTAATATTTTGTTCTTTAAGCATTGTGGAAATCTGCTTCCACAAGCTTTTGTGTGTTTTCATGGACCTAAATTCTCCATCCATGCTAATGCGATGGAGAAGCAGGGCCCTAGCTTCATCTTCTCGCCATGACTTGGCCAATGGAGGATCTGTAATGTACACACAATAGAAAAAgttcattattgaaatataaatcaaacaaaaataagcAAATTACAGACATCCATTGGAAATCATATCATGCCAAGAATGTACAGATGATGAATTTTTTAATATGTAGGAATTAATTCTACACACTGTATTTTTGACATAACCACTGTATTcaacaattaaatattaaactgCATTTGAtggtatttatataaacaaattcaGAAATATCACTGTTTTCGGTAGGTTATGAATCTGAACCCATACCCAAACTTGAAGTGACGAGTTGTGTAGCAGATTTGACCCAAACtaactttttctttgatgtaggtcaaaatTTACGGTAGTGTGACCTACCtaattttgatacatgacacactTCCTAACACAGATGAACACTAAGAAGTTCCTGTGACAAGTAGCATAGGAGATATAGTTCGTACAAGATGAGTACAAAAAGACACACAGAAGGACACAAACAAAACTATAGTCCCGTCTGGTTCTTGATAGGagactaataaaaaaaaatctccaacACAAATACCTGAGTACAAAATTTCCTATTAAAAATCAGTTGAAGAGTTAACAATATTACTTATTGGAAAAATGTCCGACCAAAGATATGCTGAAAGACCGATACGCTGCCAACAGTACCTCCAACCCCCATCCACTTCTAcgcaaaaataaatttcaatgcTTTATACACGATTTAATATTTTCTTACTTTCCATAAATGTGTTTATATGCCTAATTTGCAAAGTTCTGGTCCAACAGTGATTATAGGAGataattccatttttttttataattcctgGGTATAATAGGGTGGGGGCCAAAAGGACCAAaacggaccaggtgagctaaaaacaaattaaacaacaaAGTAAGGTAGGTTGGGAAAGGAAAACACAATTCTGTTTTCTTTTGACCTAGTACCTGTTTCACTGCTTTCTTCGATTTCCTTGCTGTTATCCAAACTGTTTTGATTTGTAtctgtaacaaaaacaaagaacatTAAAGGTTATCAATATCTTATGGATCACATATTAAAGGTTTAAAGGTTAATATCAATATCTAATGGATCACATATAAGTACACATGACTTAATCCCATTGTCGATTGATCATTATGACAGCTGTTAATATTGGAACTTACCAGAAATTGCATCAGCATTTCTCATAAGCAGAACAAGCTCTTGCTGAGCATCCCTTTTCACTTCTTGATCtgaaatgaagaaaattaatgttatataatatatttatagaaaaaaaattaacaaaccgTGAAcgatgaagtacatgtatttgtattttgttgacGTTACAATATATGAAAGGGACATGTTCCTTTAAACATAAGCTAAATAGTCTGATTTCTGATTTATATCCCTCATCAACATGGTCCTACTGGAATTAACAACAGATGTACACAGGATATTCAGATGGACAGACATCTGTCAAAATGTCTATTACGTGAATTTACGTCTagtgttagggccagaggaaacttggacTAGGTCTTCCTCAGTCAAGTACCAATAAATTCTATGAATTGCTGTCGGCATAAATCAGGAGAGAGAAGATACAACAGGACCAGACCAGACCACGATTCAAACCTGGACTCTTGTGAATTCTAGACACATGGTTTAATAATTGTAAGTGATCTGGAGGTCAGACCCTGGAGTTGAATAATTCCTTCAGggtaaatattaatattatattggAATGTACGTCCATGGAAGCATGTCTAAATGGCCATTTTAACCAATTGTGCATTGAGTTAACGGCTGGTTCTTTATAAAATACCATTTAACTTAGTATGAAACCCTGTGGTTTACTGTGTATAGTCATGGTTTACTGTGTATAGTCAGTCATAATACAGGGAAAATGTTAACGAGTGTACTGGTGTCCACAGCAGGTTGATTAGTTCTCTTACACTACATTGTAGATAGTTTAGCATTATTTGTGCAATGTAGTGTTGTATATAGGGGCCTGAGGATACATAtgacataattaaatatttttcaatatatgtatcataaaatcataaaatattgtgtatttattatgaaacaaagtcccttttttaaaaatcgtTTACCTGTTGAGTTCAACCTGGCTACAAATGCCTCTGGTACCGAGACGCTGTATTTTTTTCCATCCATGGTCACATTTATAACCCTGGAAACAATAATGTTAAATAAGAAtcaatcaaatcaaaattatatttatttcatttcggCCATTATGTAGACAGAGTGACCAGTCAGTCAGTTCCCGTGTTCTGACCTGGGGTTCCATGGCAAAATACGTCCAGaaaaccaatatacatgtaataagaaGTTTATTAACAGCAGGCATTGACATTAATGTAAGACCGGGGCCAGACCCCTAATAATCAGGAAGGGCCCCCTGATCTCCTGTCACTGGTGCACGTGTGGCACCCGACTACTGTATATTCGTTAATTACGACGAAATGTCACTGACAATTTACCtcataatatcatatttttacataatCCGTTGATTAACCTTAATAATTGCTTATAAATTTATGAAATGATGATGCCTATGCAATTTATCACTTTGTATACTTACTTTTCGCGCACCACGGACGCCATCTTGAACTCGATTGATCCCGGTAAAACGGGGAGCACACTCTTGAACTATGACCCCAACCCGAGACGACCAACCCGACGCGTTCGATTGACTGTCTGGGTCTTTCGGGTTACTCGTGTCACCCATTCGAACACAGCCTATAGAGACGAGGTTAGATGGAGTtacggaatcggccgagatgtgacgagtgaTTAAAACCTGTCGGAAATTTCctatttcatcaatattaattataatgtcACTTCCGGTTAGgagtcaaggtcaaagtcagcGTATTCTTGACTACTCGAGCGTAAATCTGTCATCGGGTACAAGCCGTGTCGACGACAACAATGATAATTTATGGGTGTCATGTCCCGCTCTCAGTTGAACACGCACACAAACCCCTCATTGTACTGTTTAATTTGCACTCGCCGTGTAATATAATCACTTACGACACTCATGGACAGCTATggtgtaacagatttatcaGCTTGTCGATTTCTTCATAGACATACAATAGAAATTTAATATGTGCAAgttaataaaatacatgta from the Pecten maximus chromosome 4, xPecMax1.1, whole genome shotgun sequence genome contains:
- the LOC117326321 gene encoding putative nuclease HARBI1 — translated: MADRNMVMSLLRVIIDDIMDIEEELSIMDEEEIEELVLVNVGSTNRRIIPKVIGFAEEVIPQYTETDFRRDFRVCKNTFERLIAELTPAIEYTIRESGKEGLPVRKQLLVYLWYISNQDSIREISRLFGVSTSTVHRCIRRVSKALCSMRQHIIRWPDFGTQGLISEAISERVGLPNVVGFIDGTHIRLSQIPNGDTDYINRKGYPSIVLQLVVDDQLLITDCYVGWPGSTHDARVYHNSPLHDKLVRRDILGQDNFIIGDGAYPLSTSLMTPFRDTGRLTQPQKRYNRIVSSVRQSVERAIGHLKSRFRRHQRCVLQRRS
- the LOC117326322 gene encoding uncharacterized protein LOC117326322, yielding MDGKKYSVSVPEAFVARLNSTDQEVKRDAQQELVLLMRNADAISDTNQNSLDNSKEIEESSETDPPLAKSWREDEARALLLHRISMDGEFRSMKTHKSLWKQISTMLKEQNITATPDQCDNKFKAMKKDYKSAKDHNNKSGNGTKTCRFFEEFDQLYGCRAGTTPEATLCSLSVDDTSTSTPEEKDEEKASSILNKCLGAN